In one Pasteuria penetrans genomic region, the following are encoded:
- a CDS encoding nucleotide exchange factor GrpE translates to MRERNHTKDLEMLQRDASGREKDPRSRYEGRSRYEGEVCGEGEQGSSSSEDIESGEGGEGKESAEDLVALVERFREESERWHDRYARVLADMENVRRRARRDNEEAVRIAQQEIISNMLPILDSFDLALGTRGDKGLREGVAMVQRQFLDMLERAGLESIRTQVGTAFDPHKHNAIGHVKDGSGEPGTVAREMQRGYEFRGRVLRPSTVYLHAEED, encoded by the coding sequence TTGCGGGAGCGTAATCATACAAAGGATTTAGAAATGTTACAGAGAGATGCAAGTGGGCGGGAGAAGGATCCCCGTTCCCGGTACGAGGGCCGTTCCCGGTACGAGGGTGAAGTATGTGGTGAGGGGGAACAGGGATCTTCCTCATCCGAGGATATTGAATCTGGGGAAGGTGGGGAGGGGAAAGAATCGGCGGAGGATCTCGTGGCGCTGGTGGAACGTTTCCGCGAGGAGTCGGAGAGGTGGCATGATCGTTATGCGCGTGTTCTCGCGGATATGGAAAATGTTCGGCGTCGTGCCCGGCGTGACAATGAGGAAGCGGTCCGGATTGCTCAGCAGGAAATCATCTCGAACATGTTGCCCATTCTCGATAGTTTTGATCTCGCTTTAGGTACGCGGGGAGACAAGGGACTGCGTGAAGGGGTGGCTATGGTACAACGACAATTTTTGGATATGTTGGAGCGGGCGGGTTTAGAATCTATTCGTACGCAGGTGGGCACCGCTTTTGATCCCCATAAGCATAATGCCATAGGTCATGTGAAGGATGGCTCGGGAGAGCCTGGTACCGTAGCACGTGAGATGCAGCGAGGCTATGAATTTCGTGGGCGGGTCTTACGGCCATCCACAGTGTATCTCCACGCCGAGGAGGATTGA
- the lepA gene encoding translation elongation factor 4 has protein sequence MKDEKSLSLIRNFSIIAHIDHGKSTLADRILESTGAITDREKQDQLLDTMDLERERGITIKLQSVRLLYKARDGKTYTLHLIDTPGHVDFSYEVSRSLQACEGALLVVDAAQGVEAQTLANVDLALGSELAVISIINKIDLPNADPERVQSEIEEIAGLSPMTPLRISAKEGVGIRDVLENIVHQIPPPEGDPGAPLRALVFDSRYDTYKGVIVSVRVIDGYIHPGMQIRCMAAQKVFTVTEVGVQTPHAVSLSRLGTGEVGFLIANIKRVKDIRVGDTITGEENPAREALPGYRRMPPMVFCGFYPTDTDSYELLREALEKLELNDSALTYEPETSVALGFGFRCGFLGLLHMEIVQERVEREYKVPLIATAPSVVYKVVLKDGEEFSVANPTALPPMQKVDRIEEPYVTAFIRVPQGGIGPVLELCESRRGVYKDIVYLERDRVRIVYELPLAEIVYDFFDRLKSHTRGFAVFDYEPAGYRSSQLVKLDILLNGESVDALSSIVHRDRAYARGKVLVERLAQLIPRQMFEVPVQAALGGRVIARETIRAMRKNVLAKCYGGDVSRKRKLLEKQKEGKKRMKAIGSIEIPQDAFMAVLRRGEDE, from the coding sequence GTGAAGGATGAGAAGTCTTTATCGTTGATCCGAAATTTTTCGATCATTGCACATATCGATCATGGAAAGTCTACATTGGCCGATCGAATCTTGGAGTCCACCGGTGCCATTACGGACCGCGAAAAGCAGGATCAGTTGTTGGATACAATGGACCTAGAGCGTGAACGGGGTATTACGATCAAACTACAGAGTGTGCGGCTCCTCTACAAGGCGCGGGATGGGAAAACTTATACTTTGCATTTGATTGATACCCCGGGCCATGTGGATTTTAGTTACGAGGTCTCACGTAGTTTGCAGGCTTGTGAGGGAGCGTTGTTGGTAGTGGATGCCGCCCAGGGTGTGGAGGCTCAAACTCTGGCAAATGTGGATCTGGCATTGGGTAGTGAGTTGGCAGTTATATCCATTATCAATAAAATTGATCTTCCCAATGCTGATCCCGAGCGTGTGCAGTCGGAAATCGAGGAGATTGCTGGTTTATCCCCCATGACCCCCCTCCGTATATCCGCTAAGGAGGGCGTTGGTATTCGGGATGTACTAGAGAATATCGTTCATCAGATTCCCCCCCCGGAGGGGGATCCGGGGGCGCCGCTCCGCGCCTTGGTCTTCGATTCTCGTTACGATACCTACAAGGGCGTCATTGTTTCTGTGCGTGTCATCGATGGTTACATACATCCGGGTATGCAAATTCGTTGTATGGCTGCGCAAAAGGTGTTCACAGTAACGGAGGTGGGGGTACAGACACCCCATGCGGTTTCCTTGTCCCGGTTGGGTACGGGTGAGGTGGGTTTTCTGATCGCCAATATCAAGCGTGTCAAGGATATCCGCGTGGGTGATACGATCACGGGGGAGGAAAACCCGGCGAGGGAGGCCCTACCGGGATACCGTCGTATGCCTCCCATGGTGTTTTGTGGTTTTTATCCCACTGATACGGATTCTTACGAGCTACTGCGTGAGGCGTTGGAAAAATTGGAGTTGAATGATTCCGCCCTCACCTATGAACCTGAGACATCGGTTGCCTTGGGCTTTGGTTTTCGCTGCGGTTTTTTGGGTCTTTTGCATATGGAAATCGTACAAGAACGTGTCGAGAGGGAATATAAGGTCCCCCTAATTGCCACAGCTCCTAGTGTTGTATATAAGGTGGTTCTGAAGGATGGGGAGGAATTTTCTGTAGCCAACCCAACTGCCCTTCCACCCATGCAGAAGGTGGATCGGATCGAGGAGCCCTACGTAACTGCCTTCATACGAGTGCCCCAAGGGGGGATCGGACCCGTGCTAGAATTGTGTGAATCGCGGCGCGGTGTTTACAAGGATATCGTTTATCTCGAACGTGACCGGGTACGAATCGTTTATGAATTGCCGTTGGCGGAAATTGTTTACGATTTCTTTGATCGGCTCAAATCTCATACACGGGGGTTTGCTGTTTTTGACTATGAACCCGCGGGTTATCGTTCCTCGCAGCTTGTCAAGCTTGATATTTTGCTCAATGGCGAGTCGGTGGATGCCCTGTCCTCCATTGTGCACAGAGATCGTGCCTATGCCCGTGGTAAGGTTCTCGTGGAGCGACTGGCCCAATTGATTCCCCGACAAATGTTCGAAGTTCCTGTTCAGGCTGCCTTAGGGGGACGCGTTATAGCACGTGAAACAATTCGTGCTATGCGTAAAAATGTTTTGGCCAAGTGTTATGGTGGGGATGTTAGTAGGAAAAGGAAGTTATTGGAAAAGCAAAAGGAAGGCAAGAAACGAATGAAGGCCATCGGTAGTATTGAAATACCACAGGATGCCTTTATGGCAGTTTTGCGTCGTGGGGAGGATGAGTGA
- the hemW gene encoding radical SAM family heme chaperone HemW, translated as MPVSIPTPTALYVHIPFCPKKCHYCDFVAFRPHSGLDQEDYVEALLREAALVRQICPPRPLKTLFFGGGTPTLLTPKQLLRLGEGLLGFFPLSGGDSEWTVEGNPETLVTAEGGERLRILRSLGVNRISLGAQAFTDSLLKKLGRIHGVETILRAVEGVCRAGFHNFSLDLMFGLPGQTCDQWKDTLRQALSLEPKHFSCYHLGVEKGTRFHHLQQQGCLSLPDDDDIYEMYQFVRRQLSDQGYIHYEVSNFCLPGYECRHNVTYWENREYYALGTGAAGYVGGKRTMNTGQLRTYIEKVAKGARPLVEERQEPLQETMENFFIMGLRLARGVSIADFFRRYGRDPDEVFSGLRQRLVGQGLLTVEGDRWQLTEKGLLQGNTVFSGFLGVR; from the coding sequence GTGCCAGTTTCTATACCGACGCCCACGGCCCTCTATGTCCACATACCTTTCTGTCCTAAAAAATGTCATTATTGCGATTTTGTTGCTTTCCGTCCACACTCGGGTTTAGATCAGGAGGATTACGTAGAGGCACTCTTGCGGGAGGCAGCCCTCGTACGCCAGATTTGTCCCCCCCGACCTCTGAAAACCCTCTTCTTCGGGGGTGGAACGCCAACCCTATTGACACCTAAACAGCTTTTGCGTTTGGGGGAGGGTTTATTGGGTTTCTTTCCCCTCTCAGGGGGAGATTCGGAATGGACGGTGGAGGGGAATCCTGAGACGCTTGTTACGGCGGAAGGGGGGGAACGTTTACGGATTTTGCGTTCCCTAGGTGTGAATCGTATCAGTCTGGGGGCACAGGCTTTTACAGATTCATTGTTGAAGAAGTTGGGACGCATTCACGGGGTGGAAACCATTTTACGGGCGGTGGAGGGGGTTTGTCGTGCGGGTTTCCATAATTTTTCCCTGGATCTCATGTTTGGTTTGCCGGGACAGACTTGTGACCAGTGGAAGGACACTCTCCGTCAGGCTCTGTCCCTGGAACCTAAGCATTTCTCCTGTTATCATCTGGGTGTGGAAAAGGGGACGCGCTTTCATCATCTGCAACAACAGGGTTGTTTGTCCCTGCCGGACGATGATGATATTTATGAGATGTATCAGTTCGTGAGGAGACAGTTATCGGACCAGGGATACATACACTATGAGGTTAGTAATTTTTGTCTGCCGGGATATGAGTGCCGGCACAATGTCACTTATTGGGAAAATCGGGAATATTATGCACTAGGAACGGGTGCTGCTGGTTACGTGGGAGGGAAAAGAACCATGAATACGGGCCAGTTACGTACCTATATCGAAAAGGTGGCAAAGGGTGCTCGTCCCCTCGTAGAGGAACGCCAGGAGCCCCTTCAGGAGACCATGGAAAATTTTTTTATTATGGGTCTACGCCTAGCACGAGGTGTGAGTATTGCTGATTTTTTCCGTCGCTATGGTCGGGATCCGGACGAGGTTTTTTCCGGTTTGCGGCAGCGACTCGTGGGGCAAGGTTTGCTTACGGTAGAGGGGGATCGGTGGCAGCTTACGGAGAAGGGTTTATTACAGGGAAATACTGTGTTTTCTGGTTTCCTGGGGGTGAGGTGA
- the hrcA gene encoding heat-inducible transcriptional repressor HrcA — MLADRQRRILWSVVDAYVASAEPVGSRVIAEHPDVGVSAATVRNEMADLETKGFLKQPHASAGRIPSQKGYRFYVDHLPRSRCWTRRDICALREECFASSHPMETVFKHATSILSRLTQCVTVLLGPGYRESRLLHLQLIPLSEQGVLAILVTDRGHVYRQQVMVSEDVGLPMLEKLVDFLNDRLRGVSLDSLCPTAVQRLGEEFTHKAAPMGPVAEWMEKILRLVDMDGDHLYASGTTQVLMQPEFRDREQVRALLDLMEEDRRVAKLLAPPQQGVHVRIGYENEWEGVQNLSVITASYQVGGEPMGVIGVIGPMRMDYGRVIGLLDFWAKGVSHWLHRFYE, encoded by the coding sequence ATGTTAGCAGATCGGCAGAGGCGTATCCTGTGGTCTGTTGTGGATGCCTATGTGGCATCCGCTGAGCCTGTGGGTTCGCGCGTGATAGCGGAGCATCCGGACGTGGGCGTAAGCGCAGCTACGGTACGTAATGAGATGGCCGATTTAGAAACCAAGGGTTTTTTGAAACAACCCCATGCGTCGGCGGGGCGTATTCCCTCCCAGAAGGGATATCGATTCTACGTAGATCATTTACCACGGTCCCGGTGTTGGACGCGACGTGATATTTGTGCCCTACGGGAGGAATGTTTTGCTTCTTCGCACCCTATGGAGACCGTTTTTAAGCACGCGACTTCCATCCTTTCCCGGTTGACGCAGTGTGTTACGGTTCTTCTGGGACCCGGTTACCGTGAGAGCCGCCTGTTGCATCTTCAGTTGATTCCTTTATCGGAGCAGGGGGTCCTTGCAATTCTTGTTACAGATCGGGGTCATGTTTATCGGCAGCAGGTTATGGTTTCTGAGGATGTTGGTTTGCCGATGCTTGAGAAGTTAGTTGATTTTCTCAACGATCGCCTTCGCGGTGTATCATTGGATTCGCTCTGCCCTACGGCTGTGCAGAGGTTGGGTGAGGAGTTTACACACAAGGCGGCCCCGATGGGTCCTGTTGCTGAGTGGATGGAGAAGATTCTTAGGCTGGTGGATATGGACGGGGATCATTTGTACGCCAGCGGAACCACTCAGGTGTTGATGCAGCCAGAATTTCGCGATAGAGAGCAGGTGCGCGCCCTGTTGGATCTCATGGAGGAGGACCGGCGGGTTGCGAAATTGTTGGCTCCCCCACAGCAGGGTGTTCACGTTCGGATTGGCTATGAAAATGAGTGGGAGGGTGTGCAGAATCTGAGCGTGATTACCGCTTCCTACCAGGTTGGCGGTGAACCGATGGGGGTGATCGGTGTGATCGGTCCGATGCGGATGGATTACGGTCGCGTGATAGGGTTATTGGATTTTTGGGCCAAGGGTGTTTCCCACTGGTTGCATCGCTTTTATGAGTAG